One stretch of Labrenzia sp. CE80 DNA includes these proteins:
- a CDS encoding TAXI family TRAP transporter solute-binding subunit — MKITNLALGVAMLAGSMGAASAAEQQFISIGTGGVTGVYYPTGGAICRLVNKTRKEHGIRCSVESTGGSIYNINTIRAGELEFGVAQSDWQYHAYNGTSKFEEAGPFDKLRAVFSVHPEPVTILARADAGISNITDIKGKRLNIGNAGSGTRGTWDVIEAALGWSRDDLKLASELKSAETGQALCDNKIDAYFWLVGHPSALTQETISSCEAVLVNATGPEIEALVAERPYYRTATIPAGMYNNEEDIVTFGVGATFVSSADVPDEVVYVLVKSVFEDFDSFTKLHPAFANLKPEEMISDSLSAPLHPGAEKYYKEKGWM, encoded by the coding sequence ATGAAAATTACGAACCTAGCGCTCGGCGTGGCGATGCTTGCAGGCAGCATGGGCGCCGCAAGCGCTGCCGAGCAGCAGTTCATTTCCATCGGCACGGGCGGTGTCACGGGCGTTTACTACCCGACCGGTGGTGCGATCTGCCGTCTTGTCAACAAGACGCGCAAGGAGCATGGGATCCGGTGCTCGGTCGAATCGACCGGTGGCTCGATCTACAACATCAACACCATTCGTGCCGGTGAACTCGAATTCGGCGTTGCGCAGTCCGATTGGCAGTACCATGCCTACAACGGCACCTCGAAGTTCGAAGAGGCCGGCCCCTTCGACAAGCTTCGTGCGGTCTTCTCCGTTCATCCGGAACCTGTCACGATTCTGGCACGCGCTGATGCAGGTATTTCCAACATCACCGACATCAAGGGCAAGCGTCTGAACATCGGCAACGCCGGTTCGGGCACGCGCGGTACTTGGGATGTTATCGAAGCTGCTCTCGGCTGGAGCCGCGACGACCTGAAGCTTGCTTCCGAGCTGAAGTCCGCAGAAACCGGTCAAGCGCTTTGCGACAACAAGATCGACGCTTACTTCTGGCTCGTTGGACATCCATCTGCTCTGACTCAGGAAACGATCTCTTCCTGCGAAGCTGTACTGGTCAACGCGACTGGTCCGGAAATCGAGGCACTGGTTGCCGAGCGTCCTTACTACCGGACCGCGACCATTCCGGCCGGCATGTACAACAACGAAGAAGACATCGTAACCTTCGGTGTCGGCGCAACATTTGTGTCGTCCGCTGATGTGCCTGATGAAGTCGTCTATGTGCTTGTTAAGTCGGTCTTTGAAGACTTCGACAGCTTCACCAAGCTGCACCCGGCGTTCGCCAATCTGAAGCCGGAAGAAATGATCAGCGACAGCCTTTCTGCTCCGCTGCATCCGGGCGCAGAAAAGTACTACAAAGAAAAAGGCTGGATGTAA